One part of the Nitrospirota bacterium genome encodes these proteins:
- a CDS encoding amidophosphoribosyltransferase, with protein MDKSDPFDKFHEECGVFGVYGHPEAANLTYLGLYALQHRGQEGAGICSSDARQLYIEKGMGLVADIFSEKRLKKLPGHIAIGHNRYSTAGSSVLKNVQPIVANFSLGALALAHNGNLVNAPELRKTLEDEGAIFQSTSDSEVVVHLIAHSKGENFSERVAHALKEVSGAYSLLVLREKELIAVRDPYGVRPLCLGQVDGAYVVASETCALDLINATYIRDIEPGEMVIINDEGITSRKFLLSSRRAFCIFEFIYFARPDSNIFGGQNVNGIRKEFGRQLARESKVDADLVIPVPDSGVPAALGYSEESGIPFDFGLIRNHYIGRTFIEPKQSIRHFGVKIKLNPVKKLIEGKRVVVIDDSIVRGTTSKKIVKMLRETGGAKEVHLRISSPPTIMPCYYGIDTPTRQELIASSHDVEETRKYVTADSLAYLGLEGLKKIVSDSENYCSACFDNIYPINFPGEHLEQMEFFF; from the coding sequence ATAGACAAGTCTGATCCCTTTGACAAATTTCATGAAGAGTGCGGCGTCTTTGGCGTGTACGGCCATCCGGAGGCGGCAAACCTCACCTATCTCGGCCTGTACGCCCTGCAGCACAGGGGGCAGGAAGGCGCAGGTATATGCTCATCCGATGCGCGCCAGCTCTATATCGAAAAGGGAATGGGGCTTGTGGCCGACATCTTCAGCGAAAAGAGGCTGAAGAAGCTCCCTGGCCATATAGCGATCGGCCATAACCGTTATTCCACGGCGGGCAGCAGCGTTCTGAAAAATGTTCAGCCGATCGTTGCGAACTTTTCTCTTGGAGCACTCGCGCTTGCGCATAACGGCAATCTTGTGAATGCGCCTGAACTCAGAAAGACCCTGGAGGATGAGGGCGCGATATTTCAGTCAACATCCGACAGCGAGGTGGTTGTTCATCTCATCGCACATTCAAAAGGCGAGAACTTCTCCGAGAGGGTAGCGCACGCCCTGAAGGAAGTCAGCGGTGCATACAGCCTTCTTGTTCTGAGAGAGAAAGAACTTATTGCAGTTCGCGACCCTTATGGCGTCAGGCCGCTCTGTCTCGGTCAGGTGGATGGTGCCTATGTCGTTGCCTCGGAGACCTGCGCTCTTGACCTGATCAATGCTACGTATATACGCGATATTGAGCCGGGTGAAATGGTCATCATCAACGACGAGGGCATAACATCAAGGAAGTTCCTTCTCAGTTCGAGGAGGGCATTCTGTATTTTTGAGTTCATTTATTTTGCCCGGCCGGACAGCAATATCTTCGGCGGTCAGAATGTCAACGGGATCAGGAAGGAATTCGGCAGACAGCTTGCGAGAGAATCAAAAGTGGACGCAGATCTGGTAATCCCTGTGCCGGATTCCGGTGTTCCTGCCGCCCTTGGCTACTCGGAAGAAAGTGGTATACCATTTGATTTTGGTCTGATACGGAACCATTATATCGGCAGGACTTTTATCGAGCCGAAACAGAGCATCAGGCACTTTGGCGTGAAGATCAAGCTGAACCCTGTCAAGAAGCTGATTGAAGGCAAGCGCGTTGTTGTTATTGACGACTCTATTGTCAGGGGTACCACAAGCAAGAAGATTGTCAAAATGCTGAGGGAAACGGGCGGGGCAAAAGAGGTGCATCTGCGGATCAGCTCTCCGCCTACCATTATGCCCTGTTATTACGGCATTGACACCCCGACACGGCAGGAGCTTATTGCATCGAGCCATGATGTCGAAGAGACCAGAAAATATGTTACTGCAGATTCCCTTGCCTATCTTGGCCTTGAGGGCCTTAAAAAGATCGTGTCTGATTCGGAGAACTACTGTTCAGCCTGCTTTGATAACATCTATCCAATCAACTTCCCGGGTGAGCATCTTGAGCAGA